In the genome of Oncorhynchus clarkii lewisi isolate Uvic-CL-2024 chromosome 4, UVic_Ocla_1.0, whole genome shotgun sequence, one region contains:
- the LOC139407223 gene encoding cap-specific mRNA (nucleoside-2'-O-)-methyltransferase 1: MMKRRGEAASEPLKRIRKQRLEEASSDEESPLLTTNSSQSDSHSDSEDHRPGFSMPIVSQNASATDDAKQSDANKFTMYNTVSQKLMAKMGFREGEGLGKFGQGRKEIIEASTQRGRRGLGLTLQGFQGELNVDWQDEIEPGAVEELKWFPECSTEIPDADELRGWMAVGPRKLRIEDETEFCTEDLLHSLLRCKTVFDDLEGEEMRRARTRSNPYETIRGAFFLNRAAMKMANMDHVFDGMFTNPKDSQGKPLTREREGELLYFGDVCAGPGGFSEYILWRRRWHAKGFGMTLKGPCDFKLEDFYAAPSELFEPYYGEGGVDGDGDITRPENISAFRNFIMESTERRGLHFLMADGGFSVEGQENIQEILSKQLLLCQFLTAMSVLRTGGHFVCKTFDLFTPFSVGLVYLLYLCFDRVSLFKPITSRPANSERYIVCRGLKPGSDPVREYMFTVNLKLNHLRNSESDVNEVMPIELIKGDTEFYNHMINSNESHCVVQIKALAKIHAYVLDTTLSEARQADIRKECLKLWGIPDKARVTHVSSDPNSKFYELMKGSDIELLNSKPTPLSSTTLDKVHHVLDYRCIVGGGEQLFLLGLGKSQIYTWDGKHPLRWRKLENFKLELPRETLLSVEIVQELKGEGKAQRRINAVHVLDALVLNGTDVRVQHFNQRIQMAEKFVRAVSKPSRPDMNPIRVKEVYRLEEMDKIFVRLEMKVTKSSGGVPRLSYTGRDDRHFLPNGLYIIKTINDPWTMAYSKNTKRKFFFNKMTKQSTYDLPANSVAPFHVCHTERLFWAWEDGVRVHDSQTRVDPEKLSKDNVLSFIHQHYQP, translated from the exons ATGATGAAGAGAAGGGGCGAGGCGGCCTCCGAACCGCTGAAGCGGATTAGGAAACAACGTCTTGAGGAAGCCAGCTCAGATGAGGAGTCGCCGCTACTGACAACCA ACTCTAGTCAGAGTGACTCCCACAGTGACTCGGAGGACCATAGACCAGGGTTCTCTATGCCCATTGTATCCCAGAATGCATCAGCCACAGACGATGCCAAACAGAGCGACGCCAACAAGTTCACCATGTACAACACCGTGTCGCAGAAACTCATG GCCAAAATGGGTTTCCGGGAAGGTGAGGGTCTAGGTAAGTTTGGCCAGGGGCGCAAGGAGATCATCGAGGCGTccactcagagagggaggaggggtctgGGACTCACGCTGCAGGGCTTCCAGGGAGAGCTCAACGTTGACTGGCAAGACGAAATTGAG cCCGGTGCTGTAGAAGAGCTGAAGTGGTTCCCAGAATGCTCCACAGAGATCCCAGATGCAGATGAGCTGAGGGGGTGGATGGCTGTGGGACCG AGGAAACTGAGGATTGAGGATGAGACAGAGTTTTGCACAGAGGATCTTCTACACAGCCTTCTGAGGTGCAAG ACAGTGTTTGACGatctggagggggaggagatgaggcgAGCTCGAACACGCTCCAACCCCTACGAGACTATTAGAGGAGCCTTCTTCCTCAACAG AGCGGCTATGAAGATGGCCAACATGGATCACGTCTTTGACGGCATGTTCACCAACCCAAAGGATTCACAAGGG AAGCCCCTGACGCGAGAGCGCGAGGGGGAGCTGCTGTATTTCGGGGATGTGTGTGCGGGGCCGGGGGGATTCTCAGAGTACATCCTGTGGCGGCGGCGCTGGCATGCCAAGGGATTCGGCATGACCCTCAAAGGACCCTGCGACTTCAAACTGGAAGACTTCTACGCCGCACCCAGCGAACTGTTTGAACCCTACTACG GAGAAGGCggggtggatggggatggtgacATCACTCGTCCGGAGAACATCAGTGCCTTCCGGAATTTCATCATGGAgagtacagagaggagaggactgcaCTTCCTCATGGCTGACGGG GGGTTCTCAGTGGAGGGGCAGGAGAACATCCAGGAGATTCTGAGCAAACAACTACTGCTCTGTCAGTTCCTCACCGCAATGTCTGTGCTCCGGACAg gtggtcacTTCGTGTGTAAGACCTTTGACCTGTTCACACCGTTCAGTGTGGGGCTGGTGTACCTGCTCTACCTCTGCTTCGACCGGGTGTCCCTCTTCAAACCCATCACCAGCAGGCCCGCCAACTCCGAGAG ATACATTGTGTGTCGCGGTCTGAAGCCTGGTTCAGATCCGGTCAGGGAGTACATGTTCACTGTCAACCTGAAGCTCAACCACCTGAGGAACTCGGAGTCTGACGTCAACGAGGTGATGCCCATCGAACTCATCAAAGGAGACACTGAGTTCTACAACCACATGATCAACTCTAACGAGAG CCACTGTGTAGTCCAGATCAAAGCCCTGGCTAAGATCCATGCCTACGTCTTAGACAC gaccctgtcagaggcCAGGCAGGCTGATATCCGGAAGGAGTGTCTGAAGCTTTGGGGG aTCCCTGATAAGGCCAGAGTCACTCATGTCTCTTCAGACCCCAATTCCAAATTCTATGAGCTGATGAAG GGTTCTGACATCGAGTTGTTGAACTCCAAGCCCACCCCTCTGAGCTCCACCACTCTGGATAAGGTGCACCATGTCCTGGACTACCGGTGTATTGTGGGAGGAGGGGAACAGCTCTTCCTGTTAGGTCttggg aagTCTCAGATCTACACCTGGGACGGCAAGCATCCTCTGCGCTGGAGGAAGCTGGAGAACTTCAAGCTGGAGCTGCCCAGAGAGACCCTGCTCAGTGTAGAGATTGTCCAGGAGCtgaagggagag GGTAAAGCCCAGCGCAGGATTAACGCGGTACATGTGCTAGATGCCCTGGTTCTCAACGGCACTGACGTTCGGGTCCAGCACTTCAACCAACG AATCCAGATGGCGGAGAAGTTTGTGAGGGCCGTGTCCAAGCCAAGCCGACCAGACATGAACCCTATCAG AGTGAAAGAGGTGTACAGGCTGGAGGAGATGGACAAGATCTTTGTCAG ACTGGAAATGAAGGTGACTAAGAGTTCAGGAGGAGTCCCTCGTCTGTCCTACACTGGCCGGGACGACCGCCACTTCCTCCCGAATGGCCTATACATCATCAAAACTATCAACG ATCCCTGGACGATGGCGTACAGTAAGAACACCAAGAGGAAGTTTTTCTTCAACAAGATGACTAAACAGTCCACTTACGACCTGCCAGCCAACTCTGTGGCCCCGTTTCA cGTCTGCCATACAGAGCGTCTGTTCTGGGCGTGGGAGGACGGGGTCAGAGTTCACGACTCTCAGACGCGGGTTGATCCTGAGAAGCTGTCTAAGGACAATGTGCTTTCCTTCATCCACCAGCACTACCAGCCCTGA